ACTGTATTAGCTATGCTTATCGCCAGAACATGGAGAGATGAGGAATACAAAAAAGGGTTTCTTGCTGATCCTAAAGAGTTTCTCACAGCAGAAGGAATTGATATTCCTGATTGTGTAAGTATCAAAGTACTTGAAGACACAAATAATGTAAAGTATATACCGCTAGCTAAAAACTTGGATTTGGATTCTAACCAGGACCGTTTAATTTCGCTCTTTAAATCAATCACACCAATACCCGAGGGCAAAGAGTTGCGGCTGGTACAAAGCACTCAAAATACATATTACATAGTTATTCCTCCTCCAATTCCACAAGATAAATTAAATAATTTGTGCTCAATTCTCTTGACAAACCTTGCTGTATCAGAAGGTGTTCAGACAACATACCATGATACAACTGAAGCCGTAGAGGTTGAGACAACAGAAGCTGCAGTCTCACAAACAACAGAAGCCGTAGATGCTGAAACTACAATTAGTGTAGTTGCCGAATTTGCTCTTGTACTAATATAATTATTATTAGTAAATCTACTGACACAAAGTCGACATCAGCCAATACAGCTGATGTCGATTAGTTTTACCAAATCATGATAATTAAAATATTATAAGTCTGGATGTGATAATAAAATGTTTTCCAATGCTGAAAATGCCGGGATACACCCACTTTTAGACAGTTCTAAAGATGCTGATACAGCTTATATAAAACAGGTAAGTGATATAAAAAGAGTATTGGAACGTTGGACAATGGATGAGGAATTTCGCAAAAGCTTTAATAATGATAGCATCAAGGCACTAAGAAATCTCAATGTCTCTCTGAA
The Pseudobacteroides sp. genome window above contains:
- a CDS encoding NHLP leader peptide family RiPP precursor; amino-acid sequence: MDLYGDKGRTVLAMLIARTWRDEEYKKGFLADPKEFLTAEGIDIPDCVSIKVLEDTNNVKYIPLAKNLDLDSNQDRLISLFKSITPIPEGKELRLVQSTQNTYYIVIPPPIPQDKLNNLCSILLTNLAVSEGVQTTYHDTTEAVEVETTEAAVSQTTEAVDAETTISVVAEFALVLI